One Candidatus Afararchaeum irisae genomic window carries:
- a CDS encoding type IV pilin: MVDGEGVRDKAISSTVGVILMVVIAVMIASVVGITAMEVSSDNIPEEPGFAGIETQEYTFSEDADDPCADNEIGIKATLVSAPKADHIYVLGDGGKVNKTVWDDPSSQIGDTKYLANEVVGNGNPPY, encoded by the coding sequence ATGGTAGACGGTGAGGGAGTAAGAGACAAGGCAATCTCTTCGACCGTGGGAGTGATTCTGATGGTCGTAATAGCGGTTATGATAGCCTCTGTCGTCGGGATTACGGCTATGGAGGTCTCAAGCGACAACATACCCGAGGAGCCGGGTTTCGCGGGAATCGAGACCCAAGAGTACACGTTTTCGGAAGACGCTGACGATCCGTGCGCTGACAACGAGATAGGGATTAAGGCGACCCTAGTATCGGCTCCCAAGGCGGATCACATATATGTCCTCGGTGACGGTGGAAAGGTCAATAAAACAGTCTGGGACGACCCCTCTTCTCAGATAGGTGACACGAAGTATCTGGCTAACGAGGTAGTAGGAAACGGGAACCCCCCCTACTGA